Part of the Candoia aspera isolate rCanAsp1 chromosome 1, rCanAsp1.hap2, whole genome shotgun sequence genome, agcagcccagatctgatagcctcACTTTTTCCCCGTCTGAGTTTTTCTGAGTAGGGAAAACACTGAATCCTCGTAACTTAAAGAAGCCTATCACAGCAAATGAACCAGTACTCGGTCCAGAACAAAATTCTGCTTCATTCTAAGGTCTTTAGGTGATAGCTTGTTCTCTGTGTTCTCAAATTTAGAGCAAACATCTGAAAGTAGGGCTTCTTTAACTCTGATTAATTTTGTGGCTAAGAATCCTTTTGAGTTTGAAGATGCTTAGCCAGCTCCTTAAACCGCTCAAAGCAAGTCAGAGGGGTGTATCTGTCAACATCCACCTACCGCCTCCGCGCAGGCGCTCTGGGGTGGAGACGTTTCATTATTACGCAGGCGCACAAATAGCAAAATCACCGTCGCCCGTGAAGTGCACTTTCCCTGCTTTCTACGGCACAACATTGTACGACAGGCAAGATCTTTTTACGACTTGCAACGAGGGTTGTTTCTCTTGTTGCTCCGCGACGGGCCGTTTCTTGCCGGTTATATCAGCGAACCGAATTTAGTTGACGAAGTGTAAGTAAGAGGAGGAGAAGCGCTTTGAAGCCTTAGGCCGGAGAATATCCCGGATTCACTTTTTCCCTCCATGCTTGGGTTTtctatgccaaaaaaaaaaaaaagagggggggctTTGTTAGTGCGCCAAGTAAAGGCTACAATCCCATCTCCGCTTACTTGAAGTGAATCGGGCTTCCTTTTGAATCAATAAATATACCTTCCATCCGCAGTCTTTCTACTAATGGGATTAGTTCCTCCTCAGTCTATCGCCTCCAGGTAATTTCGATAACCTAACCAAAGGCGTGAGATCACTTTATCGCATTCTTAAGGGTTTTGTTTTACTGGCTTAATATAAAAAGTACTCAGAATCTGGAAGAATAGCAAAATATCCTTTGAGGTTCAGGCTATTAACAATGTTATATGTCTCAGTATATTAACTTGTATTATCAATTATcaattgtcattttttaaagttctctcAGACTTTTTTAACTTCTGTACACCATGGATACTGAACAGATTATGGAGGGCCAGCCACAGGTAAGGCTAAAACAGCAACGGTAATAATAATTCTTTGAAGTTCTTGTTTTATGAAAAGGTAAATATTCCTTTGTTGTCAATTTATGGATGTGTATTGCTTTTCAGGTTCCAGAAAATCCACATGCAGAATATGGCCTTTCAGAGAATGTAGAGGTAATTGAGATTTGATTATTCCTAACTGAAATTAGTGTCCTTTTAGCATTGTCTTACAGTATATAATCTCGGTTATGGAACTGCAGTTGGTGAGTGGAGCCTCACGTATGTTATGCATTAGAATATTTGATTGAATCTTGGTTCTGAGACTGATAGCGGTACTGAGAATTGGAGAGATTTGTattgctttgtaaaaaaaatcttggaatgcAAGATTAGTTTTCATAACTGTCCTTGCAAAAAGCTTTGGCTGTTTGCTCTGTAGTTCTCATTATGTTTTTCTTCTACGCTGTATTTTGGGGCTGCTGTgtttatttgtaatatttatattcttaatGTATTTCTTTGTATATTGCCTTGGAAAGGTACAAGCGTTCAGAGCAGCCTAAAAGCAcagtaaataaaatgaagataaattCCTTGGTTAATTTGTTGATTAAATCTTTATGTTCAGAGTACAGTTATTTTAGGCAGGGGTAGGCTGCTTTCTGGTAGTTGGGGAAGGCCACTGTAGGTGGAGCAATGATGCAAAGTAGGAGGGGTGATGCTACAAATATTGTTAGAGATggaattctgaatttttttttcatggcttGGGAGTACCTATGGGGTATttatggcatttttaaaactacgcTAAGCTTCCTTTAAGCCCTTCTGTTTCACGCCTCAAAAATGTGGGAAACCGCAGTAGTGAGTTTCAGCTGTTACAGTTCAAGGGGCTCCAAAGGCTCATGCAGTCATGGGATTCTGGATTGGTCACCCAAATCTCCAGAATACATTTGCATGTTCATATGTGTAATTTGGTATAACACAGTTCAATCACCTGCTGTAGAACTTGTAACCATGAgcattttaaagcaaataaatcAGCTTTGTTGCTTGGGGTTCTGTACTATTCAGAAGattattattttccttgtgtAGACTAAAATAAAACCCATGGATCTTTGGAAACATTCTGAATAGGTGGCATGCAACTTCTGTCAGCTTGAAGGGCATGTCAGGCTACACGTGATGAGTTGAAGGTTGCACTGCAAAAATGGATGAGGCTGCAAAAGTTTTAACTGGATGATTTATGTACCTCCAAATTTTAGGGCACTAATTTTGTTCCTTAAAACCTCAAAAATGCAAGAAACCAACCTCCCACATTTTTGGTCCCACTCATTCTGAGGGCCACAAAAGGAATGCCAGAGGCTGTGTGTAATTTAATTAAGAAATGTGGGATTTCAGTTAAAGATGGGATAGATATCTTCACAGAGCATATGTTTATAATTTTAAGCGGATGGTGGATAATGAGAAAGCAGGTACAGAAAAAACATCAAAGCAGAAAGTGGACCTTCAGTCGTTACCTACACGTGCATATCTGGATCAGACAGTTGTGCCTATCTTATTACAAGGCCTTGCAGTCCTTGCAAAGGAGAGGTAAGTTGCTTGTTTGTGTTTTGTGAGTTTAGTCCTAATGACTTTTGATTTGTGTGCATTATACATACCAAGTGGAAGGAGAGAAGGCAGGATTTTGCTGAAGGAATTAGTATCTTAGGAATTATAGCTTTTTCcctaatagaaaaatataaagaactgACCCAGTATATTGGAACTGTCATGAGAGGGGAAAGTATGATGAGGGGTGTGGATGGGCTATCCATGCTAATGCAGGTCCTTTCTTCTAATCTAAGCTGTGGCCCCTACCTTAGGCCCAAGTAGCCAACTCCTGCTGAACATAAGATTGAATCTATACTTAACATGGTATGTATTAACAAGACCTGGCTGAACAGCAATGCAAGTTTAATCCCATCAGAAATAATGCCCATCTGGGtttgctgcaacagccacaacacCAGGGTCAGGACAAAGGGGGGCTGCAGTCATGGGTGAAAACATCGTAGTGACCAGTAGAGCGTTCCAGATGTAACTTGTTACAAGTATCTGTATGTTAAGTTGGGTTGCATAGACAAGCTAGGGCTGTTGCTCATGTACTGACTGCCTAGCTGTCATTAGCCCTTCATCATTTCGCAGATCACATTTTGGGGCTGGAATTGGAATCCCCAAAGCTTATGATCTTTAGTGATTTTGCAGCCTCTGTTTCCTAAAAGATGTTTTCTGAAAGATGATTTCACAGTCTAGTGGGTTCATGGTATCCATGGGCTTGACACAAGTAATTTCATTTTTGATGCACATAGGTTGGCACAAACTTGATCTGGTTTTTATCTCAGGGCATATGAATCATAATCTGGATGtggaggacattaacatctctctTTTGTCATGGTTAGATGCTTTCTAGTCAAACTGGATTATAGCTTATTTGGACTACTACTAGGCCAATTAGACTGGTCGATCTCAAGCACTGGTGAATCCTGACAGCTTGCCCTATCTCCAACCTTGTTGACTAAGTGATGGTGAATGAGCTACAGAGGATCCTATAGGAAGCAGATTACCTGGATCCATTTCATTCAGGGTTCAGGCCCAGGCATAGAACAGAAGCAGCAGAGGTCATTCTAGATTCCCTTTTTCAGGACTTGGATAGGGGAGTGTGCCTACTCAATTCCCATTGAATCCCCCAGTAGTGTTTGATACTATTGACCATTGTATCCTACTGGACTGCCTCCAAGGATTGGGAGGAGGCAGTACCTTTTTACAGTGTTTCTGCTCTTAGCTGAGTGGATGGTTTTAGATAGTAGTTGTAGGGGATGAGTAGTCAAGTCCTTGGGTGCTCCAGTATGAGGTACTAAAACACCAGCTGGTATTCCAGTTTAAAGCCCTATCTGGACCAGGATTCTCTAATGACAGTTGCTTATGCTCTGATTATCACATGATTGGGGCAGTTGTAACACACTCCATGAGTCTGCCTTTGAAGATTAtatggaagctacaactggttcagaaAATGATGGCTAGGCTGTTAGCTGGGTAAACCTGCTATTGTAGGACTAGACCTATTTTTAAGGCACTGGACTGGATATTAGTAGTTAATGCGCCCAGGGTCCATCTTACCAAGCATGATTCTGAATCTACCCGTCAAGTGTGGTCAGCAAAAGAGAACCTGTTGAGAAAATCATTCCCACCAATGGGATTCCCAAGAAATCCCTGAGGGAAGGACAAGGCCATGGGGCTTTTCTGTAAGTGTAGaaatgataaaaaatattttgtttagaaAAACCCTAGAGTCTTTTATTCTAAGCGTCCTTTGGCACATAGTATTTTTGTTGAGCAAGTATTGTTTATTATGTTAAACATTACATTCTTTGCCTTACTGCTAGTTTGTTTGGCTTATTGTGCACCATCCAGAGACCAAGTGATTGGGCAGTATAcaaaaactgtaaataaaataagtttgaaTTGGAAAGCAGATCCAATGAGAATATGTATACATTTATCATTCTTTTGCAGTATTAAAGTTTAGCCTGAAATACTGGGATTGGGAACCATTAGCTCATAAGTGGTATTTGGCCAGCATTCCCCATTATTCCAATACTTTCTCTGCAACTTTGTTGTATTTGTGTATTAGATACACAGTGCATTTGGATAACATGATAAGCATAACCTATGGTGGATCATGCACATGCCCAGTTTTTTTATGTGAGTCCTCACAAGTATTCTTTGAGCTTGCCCTCTACCCTTGCAGAAACAAGCTAGAAAAGCAAAACTCAAATAATCAGTACTTTGTTTTACTAGTCACCAGtgattcaataaatattaaataagccAGTGACCAtgtcttttttatagtaatttgattttagaaattacaacaatacaaatgaatacaaactaaaaaaagagaataaaaagaaaaaataggtacagaaaaggaaaaatagaaaaagaatagtaaagaaatatataaagaaatgactttcccttcatcacaacaagtataaactattttagtaacttactgcctcctcttaaaatacaacaaacaatctcttcttcccatatcccatcttttatctataaacaaatccttaaagcctcgtcatttcagaCCTGATGTCAGCcaattttgtcccttctcacaaaattcttcgaagctttaacaagcctcttttgtaaatccaatatagcaaAATTATCCAGGTCCCTCTCTTGGTTTGGAAATttttatatatcccttttaattattaagacatcagccagtttcttttgtatgtccaacgtagcatctttttccatatcattcttgtaggcagtcatttttaaatctactttcaaatcagtcCCAATCTTGtaaggtaaaacttgttcctcttccataacatcttttaaacatagtctatctatagaggc contains:
- the DPY30 gene encoding protein dpy-30 homolog translates to MDTEQIMEGQPQVPENPHAEYGLSENVERMVDNEKAGTEKTSKQKVDLQSLPTRAYLDQTVVPILLQGLAVLAKERPPNPIEFLASYLLKNKAQFEDRN